Within Conger conger chromosome 3, fConCon1.1, whole genome shotgun sequence, the genomic segment ttgtaattattattgcACTTTCTGTTTGAAAGTAGGTTTTGAGGACATGCATGGATCCCACCAACTGTgacagtgaaatgcatgcttatCAGCCATTGTCATATCATCCATTACCATCAGAGACATACAGTGGAAAAGCTGTGGCAGAACACTGCTGAGTACACATCAGTGTCGCAGGGGAGTAAAGGGCAAACAGGAAAACGGTTTACATATTAACGTGGGAAGAGTGTTGAGATGGGGCTCATGCTTTATGGATCTTTATGGaggcattatttttatttattgttttacagAATCATACATCCCATTTTAAAAACCTGCTTCTGCATTGACTGGGACACCATATGTTTACACATTTCCTTTCCATCCTGATAACAAACCACATGACCCATGATGGGTCCTTGAAGGACATTGGCAGATGTGGATACAAGACCAATGAGAAActcaaatgacattacattacagcaaaaCATCCTCTCATAACTGTACTCTTTAAAGTATCAAACTGTCTCTGACTCAGACAAACAGAATTGTGCCTGCCTCTGAATCCTCTGAGAATGTATTTCTCAATCCTTGTTTGAACCAAACCCTTTGAATATAGTACACTCAAAGCTTTCATATGCAAATCTGATGGCTACATATACAGCTTCATTTGATAGATATTATCACTCCCAAACTTGTTCTATTTTAAACCTTTGTGAAGGAATCTTGACTAGAGAACAGTACCAGTCagaataatatacagtaaacaCCATAAGAAGTATACCAATATAGTATACTGACAGCTATATTTGTAGAGAAATGTTTACGGGTTTAGATTTTTGATTAAGCTGTTTGGTGTCAGTTTATCATCATTCATAGCTAGCTATAGTTTAGCAGGGTTTGACGATTCAACATAAGGATTGGACAAAAGGTATCATCTCTAAACTTCTGAATTTCAAGCcagataaatattttaaaaaaggatttGTGTCTACAGCATTCACAGCCAGTCCACAGCAAAATGTCCTGgacagtcagaaaacagtccATCAACTAACTTCCATGATCTAGGAGACCACAAGGCACAGAAAACCTTACTGAAATCGAGAAATTGTGGTGCTCTGTCTTCATATTGACTTTCATACTGTCGACTCCACTCATTCTATTGGACTCACATTATCTTGTTTAACACAGGTTTAGCGCATGATTGTTGAAAGGAAAAATCCATTTGAAATATAAAGAACTAGAGCCCATGAGCTCAGTAGAAATACTAAGCTATTCACAAGAACTCAACAAATGTGATCTCCTGCTGACTGAAAGCACAGGCTTGTGTTATTTAAGTGTTTGCTCAGAAATGACAGCTTTCATGGACTACTGCTAAAAAGAGGgtaaatatgacattttcaagATGGACTCTGTGAGCTTGGGAGCCATATGTTGCAGGTATAAAAGGTAATTAGCTGACCTTTTCCACTGTTAAGGGGAAAAAGCCAATAACAAAGGAAATGGATGTACAATGTGGTGTTGTATTCAAATCCAGAAACATCACATAATTATTCAAATCCAAAGCAACACGACACCAGGCACTGTGTTATCAAAGGTAAAATGAGCAGTAGGCCTATATATCACACTGTTGTATTATAGTAAGCTTTACATAGGAAAAGCTGCTAGAAGGGTTCAAGCTCCTTATGTAAACATGAATGTGAAAATGCAGCAGCCTTAAGCTGGTTTGTAGAGCCTGTCCTGCTGAGGGGGCGAGCGTGCACGGcaggccggggggagggggaagccAAGAAGATGCTGCACACGCGCTGCAGCAGCGCGATCACACTGAATATTATATGAAGCGGATGGTGACTCATCCGTCTATGCTCCCGTGATGTAGAGACGCAAACCTAATCATCAATCAAGCCCgttcccccgccccctcacagTCAACCAGGGCTTTCATGCGCCACCGTCACATCTCACACTCGCCTGCTTGCCCATGCTCGCATAGGCTCAGCCTCCAGACACCTTCCTAACCAGACAGACTCCGCATATAGACCAtacaaatacaccagacaaatgTGCTCGTGTGCACGCGCTCGGACAAGAACATGAATTGGGGAGATGCAGCCGTCCGATCAAACTGATATGTTTATGATATGTGTCCCGTTTGATTAGTTTTACATTAAAACAAATCATACATATCAcatattttccatctttttgaCGTTAAGCAGTTCGTTGTGCCCATACATTCGTTGTGCCCCAGAACATTCTATTTTGTAATTTAGCCTGATTCAGTGTATAATCTAAATAACCTactaaagatttttttaaaatatagaaataCGTTTTTTAGTTGCATTCAGACGCATGGCTGCAAGCTACTCTGGTACAACAAACAGTCAAATCAAGATATCCTATCTATTCTTATTTTGAAATAACATGCGGAAATTGCTTCCTGCCGGATAAAGTGAGTTGGTGTCAAAAGATGAAAACCACAAACCCTTTAAGCAAATGCGCTTCATGAAAAAGGTCAATCAACTcgtttccaaaaataaaaaaattgacgTCATTAAAGTTATTCTACACAGCCCTAGAAAAAATGCATGAATTGCGCGCGCACCCAGTTCACCACCGTGTTCCCGAACGCTTGTGACGTACACAGGGCACGATTTCGAAGGCGTGATGGTGATGTCATCATTCCAGTTGTTGCTTGTAGCCGGAAGTAACTGGGAGAATCGAAATAAAACAGAGGAAGTGGGTAACCTAAAACAGTCGCCACCTAATTTTGCTAGTCAAAATATAATCAACGCTTAATCAAACGGGATAACTGTAACTTCAGCAAGGTAGCTAATAAGCTACTTCACATACACTAGCTGGAGTTCAAGACCGCTGGCTAACTGTAACGTTAGAGACTACAATCATGTCGAGTATGGAAAGTATCCTTATtcaaaaaaagagcaaaatggCCTGTTTggagttgtgtgtttgtgttatagGTGGCGAGCAAGTTAATATCAcccaaatatgttttatttacatgcgAACTATAGGTAGTTAGCAGAGTCTTACTATCTGCTCGGTTAAATAAGATTCATGGtaacgttaactagctagctagctatgtggtGAAGAAAAACCGTTTGATGTTCACTAGCTAACTGTTAACGCTAGTAAGTTACAAGGCTAGTACAGATAATCTTTCATCCTTTAGATAGTTGTTAGCCATATGTATCACTCCTGCAAACCTGTTAGATTTGGAGTTGGAGCTATGGTTTCGTTACACTTTACGAACGACACTGAACGCTATGCTAGGAGTTAGCTAGGACGTTGTGCAGTTAGCCTGCTTAGCTAGTCTCTAGTTTTGTATGAACATACCTGGCCACGATAATGTTCGTGTAGTTATATTAACGTTTACTTTAAGGTAACCAGCTACCCACTTAACAATAACCTGACAAGCCCAGTAACACCATCTAGTTTGCGTGTTTGCCCATATGTGCAAGATAATTAAATTGGCGATACAGTTCACATTGCGAGCAAGCAACTAACGTTAACCACATAGTAAGTTAAGTTAACGGTATTATGATCTGTCTTGCTAGCTAGTATAGTAGTATATTTGAATAATGCGTTAGGTTTGATAATAATATAACCATGCAGTACAATGTTTGCATGATGCAGACCTGCTTGGAAGGGTTATTTGTCGTGCGTTTTACTGACTAGCTAGCTGTCCGTACAGTTGATGTTGCCAACGTTTGTCCTAATCCCATCAACGCGTTGCCACTATTCtaaattagctaacgttacggACCCCACGAATGCGCCCCATTAATGATGGGCGTTCATCAAGACCTGCATTGGCATTGAGTTGCTTTACCTCATTGTGTTAACAATGTGCCGTGATTTAATGCCTTCATTCGTTTGTGTTTCTGGAAGATAATTCGACGTAATTTGCAGTAGTTAATTTCGTTAGTTGTAGTGAAAAGAGCCAAAAGAACCCCATTTTGGATTGATTGGTTGTTTACACTGACCACGTGAAGGCTCCCCCGCTAGGTTTATTTTAAGAATGACTCGCTGTTGGCTGCTATGTTTCAACGCTTTCCCTTTGATACTGCGACGTTGTTACATATCTAATAATATTTGGCTAATTCCATTCGGAAGTACTGGCTGTCGTCAGACTGCATGTTAGTgatcaatatatgttctcgatGCAGCTAGTTCAATCAGGAAACATCGCATTACGTCTGAGTCATTAATTAGCATTGGTTCATTATGCTGTGGTGAGTCTGTCAATGGTTTAACAAAATTGGCATTTCCAGGCTTAAAATcaatcagaaatcagaaattTTGATCCATGTAGCCTACTCCAGTGACCGCATATTTACAGAGTAGTTTCCGCCTTTTTGACAAAGATTGGGGTGCactgttattttatttgcttgtaTATTGGTTACTTGCttactttatttaattgaaGACAAAGCGCAGAGTAAAGGCCTTAACATCCAACCACAGAACACCTTTTCAACTTAAAGTTCGCTGCCAAAGAGCTCCAACGGAACTCCAAGAAATGCGACAAAGAGGAAAAGGCAGAGAAAGCCAAAGTGAAGAAGGTAGGCTAGCTCTGAAAATGACCCATTTGCGATGTCTCAGAACCAGACACCAGTGTGTGCTTTGAATATTTTGCCACTTATCAAATGAACCTACTCACTCAGGCCATTCAGAAAGGAAACATGGAAGTTGCCAGGATACATGCGGAAAATGCCATCAGACAGAAGAACCAGTCCATCAACTTCCTGAGGATGAGTGCTCGTGTGGACGCAGTTGCTGCCAGGGTCCAAACCGCTGTCACCATGAATAAGGTGAAATAAAGACAGACAGTGGTGCTTACAACCACACagcctttgtttttttgtttttttcccgtattcattttctttgtacCACTGTTTTCACTGTCAATGGGCCAAGAACCAGTGCGTTGACTGGGTGTGCTAACCTGTGGGAATATGTATATGAACATATTTCCAGGAAGTATTGCTAATGTGACTCAAAAAATGGAGAGTATCTCATATTTAATGACCATCTCTAATAAAAACGTGTATCCATTTAGGAATGCTCACATTACACACGTATGTCACAGGAAAAGCAAGCAAGCTCTATATAAGGGCCATGCCTAAAGACCTGTGATAAAATTAAATCAGTTTTATACAAGAGTCGCAGACTAGCTTGCTGCGATTGAGTCTCTGATGGTCTCGCGTTAAATGGCCGTCGGAGGTGGGCGCATCATGCAACGACTGGCGATCTTTTTAGGATTTCCAAAGGTCTTGAACACGACAAGATTGTATTGTGTCCCCAAGGCATTACGTGTTCTTATTTATATCTGGGGACAGAACATGTAAATCGGCTACTGTCACACATGCTTCTGCGcctgcaaataaataatttttaaattatatattttttcgtGCTCGCAGTGCTTTTGGATGATTATGCTCTTACCAACCGTTgaattaattcttttttttttttgtattcattttttaaaatgttgtaaagcGACTAACGAATCAGGGTTTTTGCTTGTGTTCATACTTCATTGCATTTTCGGTGCTTTTGTTCTGGAAACTTGTGTGCGGCACAGCTGTCGTTCCCTTGAGCAAGCTGTTCCGACTACCCTGTCGTCAAACTGCTATATAAATTGGGCAGGCCCACGCTCATGCATGTTGACGGTGTATCTTCCCTGTGATTACATATGATTGTACAGTATAATTTATGTATTGTTTATATACTAGCATGTTCAGACAGCTTCATAATTCAAAGATGTAGTCGatgattatttaatttttaatttttgttgttgtttttgtttatttatattgttgCTTGTTTAGGTTGTGAATTGAAGCGCCACTTCTGGACAGAAATGGTTTTGCAGCATTGTTTTCCTGTGTCAATTGGTCAATTGCCCCTGGCTTTTTGATGGTGACAATGCAAACTGAGTGTGTATCCTTTCCCGCAGGTCACCAAGTCAATGGCTGGAGTAGTGAAGTCCATGGATGCCACACTGAAAAGCATGAACTTGGAGAAGGTATGGAGTGTGCATGAgcagtatgtgtgcatttgttggTGTATagcagtgatcttcattccaCTTCTGTTGTCAGGCAGagacaaaattattttgaatgtattcttTTGTGTGCAGGTCTGTTGCTTTGATCGCGTATGTGACTCGTATCAAGTTTTTCATAAAAACGGAAGGAATTGTACTttacacacaacaaaaaaaaaaaaacaaagctgatttgaaagtttttttttttgtttttgttatttgtcaTGAACGTTGctctgttcggaacatggtgagctaacttggtgttcgaaacacggtgagtttacattACAAAACACTCAAGCATACttctgaaaatgacaaaatgccCAGATTAATGCACttaatgtaatttgtaatttgttAATGGATATATTTTGGATGAACCCGTTTCTCCACGTTTCTGCTCCAGATCTCAGCCCTAATGGACAAGTTTGAGCGGCAGTTTGAGACGCTGGACGTCCAGACGGCACAGATGGAGGACACGATGAGCAGCACGACCACGCTCACGACGCCACAGGTACAAACAGAGCCAGAATGCCGTCATTTGGACACGCACCCTTTCTCCTTTCCACCGCCGGCATCATGGGCGCAGCTGCCCGGTGTCTCGATGGACCTGGCACATGCTGCCACTCGGTATATGAGCTCAATTCAGCTTTAGGCCTGACTAGGGAGCACTTATGTGTAAGTGGATACAAAGACTGCAGGCTATGCAGTAGCGCCCTCTTGTGGTGACTAATATGAACAGCAGCCAGTTGAATCCTATTCCAAATCTTTCTCTCCGTTCTGTTCGTTCTGACAAtaacaaacaacagaaatgtaacaatgatttttctttctttatttgtttatcaTTTGGAGATTGGGAGGGGTGTAGAtattggatttatttatttgtgttcatgtgtgttttccAGAATGAAGTGGATTCTCTGATGCATGAAATGGCAGATGAGGCGGGGTAAGCTGGAGCGTGTTTTATTGTGTGAATGATTCCTGCGTGGTCTACTGTCTTTACTGCAAACCTGTGCCTGTTAACCCAGCAATGGGACTGGCAAGGGGACCGGTTTGCAGGCCTGGTGACTGAGGTGGTGATGCTGTACACAGACACTGCTGTCTGAGCTGTGGTGCTTTCAGAAGGATGTGCAAATGTAAACATGAGTGCTCGGTGCCTGAATGAGCAGATGGGgagagtgtggtgtgtatgagaggcaaatactgtgtgtgtgtgtgtgtgtgtgtgtgtgtgtgtgtgagagcgcgaGAGCATGTGTCCACTTGGCAGTCCAGGGTCACAGACAGTGGCCATGGTCCGTATGTAAATGAACAGTCTGCACACAGCCTCTGGTTTTCCTGAATTCCCCACTAGTGCTGTGTACAGGAATGCATAGGCAGCAGGTTACGATGTAGCCCGATCTTGAATGTGCTGAAGCGGGAGGTAATGACACACCCTGCATGTCCTGCGTGTTACTGCAGCCTGGATCTGAACATGGAGCTGCCCCAGGGACAGATGGGATCTGTGGGGACCAGCGTGGCATCAGCAGAGCAGGTACGAAAAcgtcacacacgtgcacacacaactTCACGCACAACTTACTTCCACACACTCACTTTGCACCCATGTGAATATCATGCCTTTCGATGATTGCTGTGATCAGGGATAGTGGCACAACAGTGGCGTCCTCAGTAAGCACCCTCTCTGTGTTCGTCCTCAGTAAGCGCCCTCTCTGTGTTCGTCCTCAGTAAGCGCCCTCTCTGTGTTCGTCCTCAGTAAGCGCCTCTCTGTGTTCGTCCTCAGTAAGCGCCTCTCTGTGTTCGTCCTCAGTAAGCGCCTCTCTGTGTTCGTCCTCAGTAAGCGCCTCTCTGTGTTCGTCCTCAGTAAGCGCCCTCTCTGTGTTCGTCCTCAGTAAGCGCCTCTCTGTGTTCGTCCTCAGTAAGCGCCTCTCTGTGTTCGTCCCCAGGATGAGCTGTCCCAGAGGCTGGCCAAACTGCGGGACCAGGTGTAGAGGAGCTCCAAAGCGCAGTACGACTGAAGTGATGGTTTGGACCGTGTGATCACCCTGGACCTAAAGCTGTAGCATCCTTCAGGGCCTGTCCCCACGCCTCTCTGCCTCATAGGTCCTCCATTTCACAGGGCGTTCGCAGCCTTCTCACTGTTGACTCCaaagtggcagccattttgattttggatATATTCACACTCCACATCTGTGCTGCAAGGGTCGGAACCTTGAAAACGGAGAGTCAAGGGTGCGACATGTATTAAtgcatacatgtgcatatatatatatatatagtacactcagtgagcaatttatttggtagacctgtacatcagcttgctaattaaaatatttagtcAGGCAATcttggtagcaactaaatgcataaaagcatgcagactcagagattcagctgttgttcagactaaatgtctgaaaggggaagaaatgtgatctaagtgacattgattgtggaatgattgttggtggtttgagtatctcagaaactgctgaacatcaattgaagctcctgacccgtatctgcatgattttatgcattgcactgctaccacatgattggctgattagataatcgcatgcataagtaggtgtactggtgttcctaataatgtgctcagtgagtgtatatgcgtgtgtgtttgtgtatgagtgtctaaaatggctgatttctgttttattctgttctgttttttttctcctgccaGTTTGCTTGACTGAGATTTGCTGGGAGGAGTGTGAAACcacattttaattatgcagCAATTGAAtctgtttttacttcacttCAGACAACACTCAAAGTATAATACCTCTTTGTACGTAGATAATTACTGTGGAAAATACATATacgtatacatatatatatatatatatttagaatCAAATGTACATTTCCCCCCATATCTTAATCCTGGGACTAAGGTCAGACCCAGTAATGCTACGTGGTCTGGTAAGAACATTTTCACCTGAAGGTTTCAATATCACAGTCCATCAAGACTGCAAGTACTGCCCTGGTAGTACACTAAAGGGAGACTGAAATTGTATGTGAAGACTAAGCAGATATTTATATGCAGAAGTATCAGGAGATAAGGCATTTTGTTTGATATAATATAAATGCCAGAACAAACCTGAAAGAAGAATATATCTTTGCTCTGAGTACCTCCCCCCTAGCCTTTATTGTCAAACATTGTGTCCAAATTCACCTTTTATACCTTCATTTGACTGTGATAGACTTTAAAGTAAAGGTGACTTAAGTGCTAAATTCTAGACCCACCTTTACTTTAAGGttaacatacatttatttcattgtagGCCAGTTGATTTGCATTTTGATTGCTGACTCTGGCCAAAAAATGCAGTAACCTCAAGCCCTTTAACATGTACCAAATAAATACAGTAGGTGTTCAGATCCTGTCTTGCTTATTTAGTTAAGATGTGTTCCTGATTTGCTGTTCTCTGTGCATGACCGTTCAGATTGCattgtgaaaaaatataaaaatgactcCATGATCCTTACTATTTATCACTGTCTCATTCTTCTATATGTTTGGTGACATTAGGGTGTGAatcaataaacatatttttaacctAGATGCCAAGCTTATTCATGTTTACTGTATCTTTATGAAAGCGTGTGTCTGATGATTGACGTTGGGTAAACCAGGGCTGTGTTGAGCAAAATGTCTCTGCATCCAGGTGCTGTTTACGTGTGTGGTTACAATCCCTTACGCGTGTTTAGCACCTCTGTTTTTCCAAACTGAAAGCCaagtcagttttatttgtacagcactttttcaAACCTTCACAAAGATGcttcacagagtaacagaagtgCAAAAAGGGCAAACACAAGACCTGAGCCCTTCCAATATCAAGCACATGAGGCAGAAACGACGGTGTGAATAAACTttccgatgggaagaaatcctGCTCTAGAAGGGGAGCCCATCGTCCACTGGCAGGCATGGTGTAAAGGTGGAATGGATGTAACAgaaataaggttacatgaatggGCATTAACATAGGTGAAAGCTTAATCTGTACAGTTTAGTTTATGTATTTGCatatcattaatgcatgttGACTATAtgttagttaatgccaattcatattgcaatgaaaaacaaaaaccgttACTGTacttgttaatggttaactacaTTTTTCCTATGGTACGCTAATGTATAATTATTCATGTGActaatacagtacattagtTTGTAGTTCGTGAACTaatcaaaagttaatttcatgcttaatgtatttttacatcaaTTCATGTTAATTACATTACttgccaattcatgtaccctTATTGTCACGTGTGGGCAAGTATTCTATCACAGCAAGTCAAATGGATTAAAAACCTATCCACCTGAACTCCCACACGCTGGTTGGGGTATGGGTAACCATATGTCTGTTATGAGCTCTTTATGAGCTGGTGGACACTTGCACAGTTTAAATTCTATAATGGCAGTCAGTCATATTTCCATCAGATGCTTTCTGCAGCATTGACTCGTTCAGAGGGATGACCTGGCAGATTATCATGGGGTTTTTGCCTCATTTTGTTCCTGTTAATGTCGATGCGTTGCTTAGAGCGTGCCTGTGAATGAATGCCTGTATTGTGTGTTAGGAGCTTACCACGCTGTAGGCTTTGAGTAATGTTGTCGCTTTGATATCAGatgatatcccccccccccttcatcaTATGGTACCAGGCTGTATCTTTTTCTGTTTACTCATTCTTTTCCCCCTCACATGCCACAGGGTGGTGTGgcatggaagaaaaaaagaatttttttttttgcttggctGTAATTTCTATCCCTCAGGTCTGATAAATGAGGCTGAGTCTATCTTTGGGTAATGGATCAGAACACCTTCGGTGTAGACTGCACATCAGAGGGCAGAAGTGATTCATTCCTGCCCTGAATGGAAAATGAATACTGAATAACCTATCAGTATTGTATTTGTTCCTTCTCTTCTCTGTACTTGTGGCAGCGTGACCACACTTCTGACTCATGGCTCCAGGGTTCTATTAAAAGAAAAACGCACATTCTTTTTCAAGCGCCCTTTTGGTACCGAGTCTCTAATGCGCAAACCGACAGTGCATTCGGGGATCTTCCGAAAACAAAGTCCAGCTCGCGGACAAGTTCAAGTTTGCCAGAGAAACGCAGTTTGTTTGCTCACCTGGGTTTAAGAGGCTGCTAGCGTTGTTTACGGCCAGCGGTAAAACAGCCCGTGGGTCTGAAAGACAGCAGGGTGGCTGCTGAGGACAGACTCACTGTCTCAGTCAGTATGGGTTTAGTGGGCTGCCACTTGAAAGCCGTGTTACACTTGAACTAGAAAACCCTCGTCTTAGGGTTTAACGAGGTAGTCTCTGGCTgaatgagccccccccccctttcactcaaccccctctccatctccatcgTCACAAGCCGAAACGGAAAGTcgatagtccccccccccccccccattccccgtTCCCTCCCACCCCTCCAGTTCTAAATGGTCAGCTTTGATACCAGCCCGCTTGTCCTTTCTCCTTCCATCCGCTCCGCGGCCCAACAGGAAACAGATGAGGGGTCAAAAGTCTCACCTGTGTCGGAAGCGGCCCTCAGTCACTCGCATGCCAAGCCGTCATTACCATGGCGATGAAGGGAGCGCTGTATCTGTCCCCAGCTGCAAACAATTTCAGGTGCCGGCTTTCAGGACCGCGAGCGTGCCACCTCCGAGCGGATCCCTGCAACCCCGGCTCCGCCTGACCTCTGCCTCGCCCAATTATAATCAAGAGCCCCCGACCGCCCCACCAGCTGGGCAGAAGCCCCCATTACAATCATTGCCGCAGACAATTTCATTGCCTGTTGTTATGCCATTAGCCGTGTGTAATTCTCTCCAAAGCCACGTACGTACCCTAATTCTCTCCCATCACTGCTGATGGCAGGCCAGGAGTAACTAGGAGGCAACAGGGGTAGGGGTGGCAGTCATGGGGGGAGGCCTTAATCTTCAGCACTGCTCAtgtgggtaaaaaaaataactcaAATTAGCCAATGGCTGTCAAACCAAAGCAGCAGTAAAAGGCTTTGTTTGTAAGGTAAGCAATTATTTAATGCATTggactgtatttaaaaaatgacataagGCATCCacacaaaatgtacaattaGACATAGGGAAGATTTGGGATGGAATAATAACGTATTAAATCTtgtcaaattatatatttaatctTGTGGAAACCCAAGCACAAATTATATCCACAAAATTACAATTAACAAACAACTATCGTATagaatatttggaaatgtgGATTATGCCACATGCCAAAAATCATTGATGCCCGAAAGCttttcaaatgaattaatttgcgACCCGTtgtatctatttttatttattttttgcttatgtcatatttttttgctcaaaaacattaaaagcaaaaccaaattggaaaacaaaaaagaaatgagcACAAAATGGAAACAGGTACGTACATAGGTATTAGGCATCTACAATTCCGTCATTTAGTTTTGATGCACAGATACGTAGTCGACAATTTTACCTCTCCCTTTCCTGTCCTGATTATAAAGATATATACTTCCAGTTCCCAACTCTAGTCCATTTCAGTACCTAAAACTAATTAACTGTAACTGACCCACATctgacattacactacattataatATATCCAGTATATGCTGGTTCGTGTTCCAGATGTTCCGTTGTTTGGTGTTAGGTTACCTGCTTAAACATATTTGAAGTGCAGGGTTGGCACATTACTGCTTTCTCTTTCAGGTCTTCATTTCCTGTGCTTTTGTTCCTTTGACCCTGTATtcacatttcagcatttattgAGTTGATTTGAACTATAGTTAGTTATACATTAAAATGTCTTTGAAAGAAAAGCGCATTACAGAAAATGAGCGGTCTCTGAGAACCAATCTGTAGTCTTTATAGTGTGAATATCCTTTTCTGACATAAGGCACCATTAAGAGGTAAATTAGCCCTCATTAGACATTAgtgtcaaattaaaaacaaccaACAGGTAGTTATAATTCAATTATAGCAAttatggttggaatgaaaaccagcatatgcCGAGGTACTTCATAACCAGGGTTATGGGTGTCTTGCTTTAATTTCAGCAACAATAGATCTTTCAGCAAATATCTGTACTTACAAAGCAGATTAAAGCAGAGCGGTTTCCTCAGCAAATTAAGATCAGGGAAGGCTGAATCCATTAGCCAGAGCCGTAGT encodes:
- the LOC133124844 gene encoding charged multivesicular body protein 1b; protein product: MSSMEKHLFNLKFAAKELQRNSKKCDKEEKAEKAKVKKAIQKGNMEVARIHAENAIRQKNQSINFLRMSARVDAVAARVQTAVTMNKVTKSMAGVVKSMDATLKSMNLEKISALMDKFERQFETLDVQTAQMEDTMSSTTTLTTPQNEVDSLMHEMADEAGLDLNMELPQGQMGSVGTSVASAEQDELSQRLAKLRDQV